A single genomic interval of Mucilaginibacter boryungensis harbors:
- the ispE gene encoding 4-(cytidine 5'-diphospho)-2-C-methyl-D-erythritol kinase, translated as MIAFPNAKINIGLNITSRRPDGYHNLETVFYPIKIYDALEIIKSDQVTFNASGLDIPGKITDNLCLKGYDLLKKDFDLPPVDIHLHKHIPIGAGLGGGSADAAFFIKLLNQYFNLGLSAEQMRGYARQLGADCAFFIESKPVYAFGKGDEFEPVSLDLSTYHLVLVMPPAHVSTAEAYRGVSPKPAEGPLQGHIGFPVKEWKYIIKNDFEESVFKNHPEIRGVKAALYDAGALYASMSGSGASVFGIFATRPDLSVLEKDNQVFYNI; from the coding sequence ATGATCGCATTTCCAAACGCTAAAATAAATATAGGCTTAAACATCACCAGTCGCCGACCCGACGGTTACCATAACCTGGAAACAGTTTTTTATCCCATCAAGATTTACGATGCGCTGGAAATTATTAAAAGCGATCAGGTGACCTTTAATGCATCTGGCCTGGATATTCCCGGCAAGATAACGGATAACCTGTGCCTGAAAGGGTACGATCTGCTGAAAAAAGACTTCGACCTGCCGCCTGTAGATATTCATCTTCATAAACATATCCCAATAGGTGCGGGGCTGGGCGGTGGCTCGGCCGATGCTGCTTTTTTCATCAAATTACTGAACCAGTATTTTAATTTAGGATTGAGTGCGGAACAGATGCGCGGCTACGCCCGGCAATTGGGCGCGGATTGCGCCTTCTTTATTGAAAGCAAGCCGGTATACGCATTTGGAAAGGGGGATGAGTTTGAGCCCGTGAGTCTCGATCTGTCCACTTATCATTTAGTGCTGGTGATGCCACCTGCACATGTATCCACCGCGGAGGCTTATCGCGGTGTAAGCCCAAAGCCCGCTGAGGGCCCTTTACAGGGCCATATAGGGTTCCCGGTGAAAGAGTGGAAGTATATCATCAAAAATGATTTTGAAGAGTCGGTATTTAAGAACCATCCTGAAATAAGAGGGGTAAAGGCCGCCCTGTATGACGCTGGCGCATTATATGCCAGTATGAGCGGGAGCGGGGCTTCAGTATTTGGCATATTCGCCACACGCCCTGATTTGTCAGTATTGGAGAAAGATAACCAGGTTTTTTATAATATCTAA
- a CDS encoding thymidylate synthase, whose product MKQYLDLMRHVLDNGAQKHDRTGTGTISVFGYQMRFNLKDGFPLVTTKKLHLKSIIHELIWFLSGDTNIKYLKDNGVKIWDEWADANGNLGPVYGYQWRSWPTPDGRHIDQITQVVNQLKNNPDSRRIMVSAWNVGDVEHMALPPCHSLFQFYVEPANPLKGETKGKLSCQLYQRSADIFLGVPFNIASYALLTMMMAQVCDLDYGDFVHTFGDAHLYNNHIEQANLQLSREPRPLPTMKINPDVKDIFAFRFEDFTLENYDPWPHIKGAVAV is encoded by the coding sequence ATGAAACAATATTTAGACCTGATGCGCCACGTACTGGATAACGGCGCCCAAAAGCACGACCGTACCGGCACCGGCACCATCAGCGTGTTTGGCTACCAGATGCGCTTTAACCTGAAGGACGGCTTTCCGCTGGTAACCACCAAGAAACTACACTTGAAATCTATTATACATGAATTGATATGGTTTTTAAGTGGTGACACCAATATCAAATACCTTAAGGATAATGGTGTAAAAATTTGGGATGAGTGGGCCGATGCCAATGGCAATCTTGGCCCTGTTTACGGTTATCAATGGCGGTCGTGGCCTACGCCTGATGGCCGCCATATCGATCAGATCACCCAGGTGGTAAACCAATTGAAAAACAATCCTGATTCGCGCCGCATTATGGTTTCGGCCTGGAATGTGGGTGATGTTGAGCACATGGCCCTTCCGCCATGCCACAGCTTATTCCAGTTTTATGTGGAGCCCGCAAACCCGCTAAAAGGTGAAACAAAGGGTAAACTTTCCTGCCAGCTTTACCAGCGCAGTGCCGATATATTTTTGGGCGTGCCGTTCAACATCGCCTCGTATGCGCTGCTAACCATGATGATGGCCCAGGTATGCGATCTGGATTATGGCGACTTCGTCCACACATTCGGCGATGCGCATCTGTACAATAACCATATTGAACAGGCCAACCTGCAACTAAGCCGCGAACCACGTCCGTTGCCTACAATGAAGATCAACCCTGATGTGAAAGACATCTTCGCCTTCAGGTTTGAAGATTTCACGCTTGAGAATTACGATCCATGGCCGCATATTAAGGGAGCGGTAGCGGTATAA
- a CDS encoding dihydrofolate reductase: MTISAVVAISENNAIGKNNQLLWHLPNDLKHFKQITSGHTVIMGRKTYDSVGRPLPNRRNIVVTRQQIEIPGCEIVNSVDEAIALCEGEEEVFIVGGAEIYKLAMPKTDKIYLTIVHQAFEADAFFPQIDDNEWVAIEREDHGTDEKHSIPYSFITLQRR; the protein is encoded by the coding sequence ATGACAATCTCCGCCGTAGTAGCTATCTCCGAAAACAATGCCATAGGCAAAAACAACCAATTACTTTGGCATTTGCCCAATGATCTGAAACATTTTAAGCAGATCACCAGCGGGCATACCGTGATAATGGGGCGTAAAACTTACGACTCAGTTGGCCGTCCGTTGCCTAACCGCCGCAATATTGTGGTCACCCGTCAGCAAATAGAAATACCGGGGTGCGAGATAGTAAACTCGGTTGATGAGGCCATTGCTTTATGCGAAGGCGAGGAAGAGGTATTTATTGTTGGCGGCGCCGAGATATACAAACTGGCTATGCCCAAAACGGATAAGATATATTTAACCATTGTACACCAGGCATTTGAAGCCGACGCTTTCTTTCCGCAAATAGATGATAACGAGTGGGTGGCAATTGAAAGGGAAGACCACGGAACTGATGAAAAGC